GACAGAAATGTACCTGTTGAAACATTTTTCCATAATAGCCATTGGTTTTGTTTTAATGTATTTTTCACATAAAGTGGATTACAGGTATTATGCTGGTATATCCAAATTGTTGATGTTGATCACCATACCCTTGCTACTCTATACTTTGCTGTTTGGTAGTAAAGTAAATGATGCAAGTCGCTGGGTGACGATTCCTGTAATCAATCAGACTTTTCAGACATCCGATTTGGCCAAGCTGGCCCTGATTACTTTTCTGGCGAGAATGCTATCCCGCAAGCAAGAAGAAATCAAGGACGTCAAAAAATCCTTTGTCCCGATTATGGGATCGGTTTGTGTCATCTTCGTTTTGATTGCATTGGCCAATCTTTCGACGGCTTTGATGCTCTTTGGCGTAAGTATTCTGCTGTTACTGATCGGGCGGATCAGTTTTAAACAGATTGCAGTGGTGAGTTTAGGTGTAGGTTTTTTATTGTCTCTGGTTATTCTGTTTGGTCCAAGACGTCAAACTTATTACAGTCGTATTAAATCGTTCTTTAAGACAGAAGAAGTACATACAGAGGAAAGGGTTTCCTTTCAGGATGATAAAAATTATCAGGCGAATAACGCTAAGATTGCGATTGCGACAGGAGGTGTTTTTGGTAAAGGTCCGGGTAATAGTATGCAGCGAAATGTGCTGCCTCACCCATATTCGGATTTTATTTTTGCAATCATTATAGAGGAATACGGGACAATAGGAGGTGTCATCTTACTGACGCTCTACATTGTATTGATGTACCGGTGCATACGGATCGTGACGATGAGTCCGCGGGCATTCGGTGCTTTTCTGGCGGCAGGCTTAGGCTTTAGTCTCACAATACAGGCTTTGGCCAATATGGCGGTGGCAGTAGGATTAGGTCCGGTCACAGGGGTTCCGTTGCCACTGGTCAGTATGGGAGGAACATCTATTCTCTTCACCAGTGTTGCATTGGGGATTATCCTGAGTGTGAGCCGGAATATTGAAGAATTAAAAGGGAAAGAAGAGCTGGAGGAAAAAGCGAAACCTAAAAAGGTCGTAGTAGGAACTTTAGCATAAGAGATATAGTAAAAGACATGGCAAAGAAAGTAATCATAAGCGGAGGCGGTACAGGAGGACATATCTTTCCTGCGATAGCGATAGCTAATGCTTTGTTGCGTCTTGATCCGGCTACAGAAATTCTGTTTGTCGGTGCAAATGGTAAAATGGAGATGGAGAAAGTGCCGGCTGCAGGGTATCAGATCGAGGGATTGGATATTGTAGGTATCAACCGTCAGCATCTCTGGAAAAATATTATGCTGCCTTTCAAATTGATACGCAGTCTGTGGCAGGCACGGAAAATTATAAAAAAATTCAAACCGGATGTAGCGATTGGTGTAGGAGGATTTGCTTCAGGACCACTGCTTATGATGGCTAATAGAATGGCGATCCCGACTTTGCTTCAGGAACAAAATTCGTATGCAGGAGTGACCAATAAAAAATTGAGTGTGAAGGCTGCGAAGATATGTGTCGCATTTGAAGGAATGGAACAATTTTTTCCGGCAGACAAAATATTGCTAACCGGTAATCCGATCAGACGAGCGTCTGTCAATGTTGAAGGTAAAGAACAGGAAGCATTGAATGCATTTGGTCTGGATATCAATAAAAAGACAATTCTTGTGACAGGAGGAAGTCTCGGAGCACGTACATTAAATGATTGTGTAAAAAATAGTCTGGACTTGTTGAAGGCTAATGATGTACAGGTCATCTGGCAATGTGGAGGATATTATTATGATAGCCTTCAGGAAGAATTAAAAGATACATTGCCTGAACAGATAAAAATGACTGCATTTCTGCAACGTATGGATTATGCCTATGCGGCAGCTGACTGTATTATTGCCAGATCCGGTGCAGGAACCATTTCTGAATTGTGTGTGGTTGGTAAGCCGGTTATTATGGTGCCTTCGCCCAACGTTGCAGAAGATCATCAGACCAAAAATGCGCTTTCGCTCGTGAATAAGAAAGCAGCAGTTCTGGTCAGAGACGCAGAAGCAGGAGAGAAATTAATAACAACTGCTCTTCAGTTATTGAATGATGTAGAGCGATCAGCAGAATTGAGTGCCAATATTAAAAAACTGGCATTGCTCGATGCAGATGATGTAATTGCAAAACAGGTTATTGAAATAGCAAAATAGGAATATGAATATCGATAATATAAAACGGGTTTATCTGATTGGCATCGGCGGTATAGGCATGAGTGGGTTGGCGCGCTATTTTCATCGGTTGGGATGTGAAGTGGCAGGCTATGATAAGACCGAATCCGATCTTACTGATACACTGGTACAGGAAGGAATTCCGGTCATCTATGAAGATAACACAGATGCTATTCCGGAATCATTTATGCATACCGGCCCGGACACTTTGATTATCTATACTCCGGCTGTTCCAAAAGAACTGAAGATCAAAAATTACCTCAGTAATCTTGGGCATGAGCTGTATAAGCGTTCACAGGTTTTAGGCTTTATCAGTGCCAGCCGGTTTACGATTGCGGTAGCTGGTACACATGGTAAGACTACTACTTCTACAATGATCGCGCATATTCTGAAAGATTCCGGATATGACTGTTCGGCGTTCCTTGGCGGAATTAGTTCTAACTATGATTCTAATGTGCTGTTTGGTTCGAATAATACAGTCGTTGTAGAGGCTGATGAGTACGACAGATCGTTTTTGACACTGCATCCGAATATTGCGGTTGTGACCTCAGCAGATGCTGATCACCTGGATATTTATGGAGACGAAAGCCATTTAATAGAATCCTTTTCCCTGTTTCTGGATCGTGTAGTTGAAGATGGGACACGTATAGTGAAAACCGGATTGCCGTTTAAAGGGCAGATCAGTTATTCAGGAAAAGGGGAAGGAGATGTGTATGCGGAAAATATACATGTCAGAGAGGGAGAATTTTACTTTGATTATGTGCATCCGGAGGGTAAGATAAGTGATATTCACTTAGGAATACCGGGGATTCACAATGTAGAAAATGCTGTAGCTGCAATTACAGCAGCACGGCTATTGGGTATTGCTGATGCAAAAATTGTAAACGCCCTGAGCACTTTCAAGGGAGTGAAACGCAGATTTGAATATATCGTTCGTAATCCGCAGACTATATACATTGATGATTATGCACATCATCCGGAAGAGTTAAGAGCATTTATTTCTTCGATGCGCAAATTATATCCGACGAAGAAGCTAACGGTTGTTTTTCAGCCTCACCTTTTTAGTCGTACCCGGGATTTTGTTGACGGCTTTGCTGACGTACTGGCGATGGCAGATGAGCTGTTGCTAATGGAGATATACCCGGCGAGAGAGTTGCCGATAGAAGGAGTTACATCCACATGGCTGGCGGATAAGATAAAATTAGACAACAAACGTGTAGTATCACCTCAGGAAGTATTAACTATTATCAAAGAGGAGAAACCGGAGCTGGTGGTAACAGTTGGAGCCGGAGATATTGATAGATTGATAAAACCATTAAAAGCAATATTGGACAATGCTCAATAAGTTGCGTAACATACGATGGAGTGCGGTATTATATGCCGTGCTTGGTATTGTGGCCTTAGCCGGAGTGGGGATGCTTATGTCCTTAGTCGGAAAAAAGGACAATGCACAGGTATGTACAGACTTACATGTTATTATTGAAGGTAAAGAAACCTTTATTGATCAGCAGGATATTTCCAATCTGATCAACAAGACATACGGATCAGTTGCCGGTAAACAACTGTCGAGTATACCTCTGCATAAGATAGAGTTGACACTCGAAAAATTACCCTATGTATCGTCAGCAGAAGTGCATATGGATATGGATGGGGTGATGCAGGTAAAAGTTAGCCAGCGTGAAGTCATCATGCGTGTAATCAATAAAGCGGGAAAGGACTTTTATGTGGATCCAACCGGATTGAAGATTCCGGTTACCCTTAAATATGTTCCCCGGGTTTTGGTGGCGACTGGTAATATTTCAGAAGGCTATAAGCAGGCGCTCGATACAATTGAGTCCGGGACATTGAAAAATTTACTTGAAGTCGTCAAATATGTAAATAATGATGAGCTCTGGGGCAATCAGGTCGTTCAGTTGTATGTAAACGACGATAAGGATATCGAATTGATTCCCCGTGTAGGTAGCCAGGATCTGGTTATCGGGAATGCGGATTCACTGGAAAGTAAGTTTGATCGTTTAAAGCTTTTTTACAATCAGATCTTACCGAGAGTAGGAACAGAGGCAT
The Sphingobacterium spiritivorum genome window above contains:
- the murG gene encoding undecaprenyldiphospho-muramoylpentapeptide beta-N-acetylglucosaminyltransferase — encoded protein: MAKKVIISGGGTGGHIFPAIAIANALLRLDPATEILFVGANGKMEMEKVPAAGYQIEGLDIVGINRQHLWKNIMLPFKLIRSLWQARKIIKKFKPDVAIGVGGFASGPLLMMANRMAIPTLLQEQNSYAGVTNKKLSVKAAKICVAFEGMEQFFPADKILLTGNPIRRASVNVEGKEQEALNAFGLDINKKTILVTGGSLGARTLNDCVKNSLDLLKANDVQVIWQCGGYYYDSLQEELKDTLPEQIKMTAFLQRMDYAYAAADCIIARSGAGTISELCVVGKPVIMVPSPNVAEDHQTKNALSLVNKKAAVLVRDAEAGEKLITTALQLLNDVERSAELSANIKKLALLDADDVIAKQVIEIAK
- a CDS encoding cell division protein FtsQ/DivIB — protein: MLNKLRNIRWSAVLYAVLGIVALAGVGMLMSLVGKKDNAQVCTDLHVIIEGKETFIDQQDISNLINKTYGSVAGKQLSSIPLHKIELTLEKLPYVSSAEVHMDMDGVMQVKVSQREVIMRVINKAGKDFYVDPTGLKIPVTLKYVPRVLVATGNISEGYKQALDTIESGTLKNLLEVVKYVNNDELWGNQVVQLYVNDDKDIELIPRVGSQDLVIGNADSLESKFDRLKLFYNQILPRVGTEAYNKINVKYAHQIVCERKGSWTIDSLSIVKK
- the murC gene encoding UDP-N-acetylmuramate--L-alanine ligase — protein: MNIDNIKRVYLIGIGGIGMSGLARYFHRLGCEVAGYDKTESDLTDTLVQEGIPVIYEDNTDAIPESFMHTGPDTLIIYTPAVPKELKIKNYLSNLGHELYKRSQVLGFISASRFTIAVAGTHGKTTTSTMIAHILKDSGYDCSAFLGGISSNYDSNVLFGSNNTVVVEADEYDRSFLTLHPNIAVVTSADADHLDIYGDESHLIESFSLFLDRVVEDGTRIVKTGLPFKGQISYSGKGEGDVYAENIHVREGEFYFDYVHPEGKISDIHLGIPGIHNVENAVAAITAARLLGIADAKIVNALSTFKGVKRRFEYIVRNPQTIYIDDYAHHPEELRAFISSMRKLYPTKKLTVVFQPHLFSRTRDFVDGFADVLAMADELLLMEIYPARELPIEGVTSTWLADKIKLDNKRVVSPQEVLTIIKEEKPELVVTVGAGDIDRLIKPLKAILDNAQ
- a CDS encoding FtsW/RodA/SpoVE family cell cycle protein produces the protein MEQLFSKAKGDRWIWIIVLILSGWSLLAVYSSVGTLAYKEGKGTEMYLLKHFSIIAIGFVLMYFSHKVDYRYYAGISKLLMLITIPLLLYTLLFGSKVNDASRWVTIPVINQTFQTSDLAKLALITFLARMLSRKQEEIKDVKKSFVPIMGSVCVIFVLIALANLSTALMLFGVSILLLLIGRISFKQIAVVSLGVGFLLSLVILFGPRRQTYYSRIKSFFKTEEVHTEERVSFQDDKNYQANNAKIAIATGGVFGKGPGNSMQRNVLPHPYSDFIFAIIIEEYGTIGGVILLTLYIVLMYRCIRIVTMSPRAFGAFLAAGLGFSLTIQALANMAVAVGLGPVTGVPLPLVSMGGTSILFTSVALGIILSVSRNIEELKGKEELEEKAKPKKVVVGTLA